In Haloarcula marismortui ATCC 43049, the sequence CAGCGAGCAATCGCGCTCGCCGAGGTGGCGGACATTACCGTGTTCGTCCGCAAGCACCTGCACTTCGACGTGCTTTGGGGCTTCGAGATACTTTTCGACGTACACCGAGTCATTGCCGAAATACGCTTCCCCCTCGCGTTTTGCGCTTTTGAGCGCCTCCGCAACTTCGGCCTCGCTCCGAACGATCTTCATGCCACGACCGCCACCGCCGCCTTCAGCCTTGATTGCGATGGGGTAGCCGTACTTGGCACCCAGTTCGCGCACTTCGTCCGGCTCACTGACCAGGTCCGTCGTGCCGGGGACGACTGGGACACCAGCCTCCTGCATCACCGTCCGGGCTTTCGTCTTTTCGCCCAGCGTTTCCATCGCGTCGCTTGGCGGGCCGACCCAGGTGAGACCGTCAGCGGCTTCGACGCGGCCAGCGAACTCAGCGTTTTCGGCGAGGAAGCCGTACCCGGGGTGGATTGCGTCGGCCCCGGCCCGCTCAGCGACATCAAGGATAGCGGTCTGGTCGAGGTACGACTCGCTTGCAGGTGCCGGGCCGACGTTGTATGCGTCGTCGGCGTACTCAACGTGGCCGGCGTTGCGGTCGGCGTCGCTGTAGACGGCGACCGTCTCGATACCCAACTCTTCACACGCAGCCATCACACGAACCGCGATTTCGCCGCGGTTTGCGACAAGGACTTTCTCGAACATTAGTAGGATCTGGGGAAGCCGAGGTGCTGGCCGATATGGTTGTACGCCATCTGCTGGGAAACTGGGGCCAACCGTGTCAGGTTGATTTCACGCCACCAGCGCTCGACGTCGTACTCCTTCGCGTAGCCCCAGCCACCAAACGCCTGCATCGACTGTTTGACCGCTTCGATACCAGCACTGACGGCCGTCGCCTTCGCGACGTTTGTCTCGTATCCACACTCTTCGCCCTGGTCGTAGAGCCATGACGCCTTCTCACGCATGAGTGCCGCCGTTTCCATACGGGCGTACGCCTTGGTGATCGGGAACGAGACCGCCTGATGGCTCCCGATAGGCGCATCGAACACCTCCCGGTCGCTGGCGTACTCGATAGCAGTGTCCGCGGCTAGTTTGCCGATACCGGTCCCGGCGGCGGCAAAGCCAATACGTTCCGGGTTCAGCATATCGACCAGGGTCCACCAGCCGTCGTCTTCCTCGCCCAGCAGGTTCTCCTCGGGGACCCGAACGTCCTCGATAAAGACTTCACAGGACTTCGAGTAATTGATACCGTGTTTGGGAATCGGAGACACGTCGATGTTGGGGTCGTCCATATCGACGATGAACAGGCTTATGCCGTCAGTCCCGCGCTCGACCTCGTCACGTGGGGTCGTGCGCGTGACGAGAATCATGTTGTCAGCCCGGTCGGCGAAGGTAATCCAGGCCTTGTTCCCGTTCAGCACGTACTCGTCGCCGTCTTTCTCGGCACGGGTCGCGACGTTCAGCGTGTTTGTCCCGGCTTCGGGCTCTGTGATACCGATAGAGAAGTTTCGCTTGCCGTTAGCGATGTCCGGCAGATAGGTCTGTTTCTGCGCTTCTGTCCCGTTCTCGCTGATACCGACAGCAGCCATGCCGGCGGTGAGCACCAGATACCACGTGCCCGCCATGCCACAGCCTTCGGCACAGAGCGTCTCCATGACCAGCCCCATCTCCTGTATGCCCATCCCGGCCCCTTCGTACTCCGGCGGGACCAGCAGGCCGTGGAAGCCGGCTGCAGCCAGTTCGTCCCAGAATTCCTGTCCGAACTCGCCTGCTTCTTCTTTTTCGCGCCAGTACTCCGGTCCGTACTCGGCCGCCACGTCCGCTGCGGTCGACCGAATCATCGAGCGTTCCTCTGTAGCTTCGAAATTCATTGTGGTTGTGTCTGCGTTGGCACTCGTACTGCTTGATACCCTGTGTCAGGATTCGACTTCAGCTTCTGCTTCGGCGTCGTCGTGGAGCTCGGTTCGGCGGATCTTTCCAGTCACGGTCTTGGGCAGTTCCTCGCGGAACTCGATTTCGCGCGGGTACTCGTGTGCGGAGAGCTCTTCTTTCACGTAGCTCTGGATGTCTTCTTTGAGTGGGTCGGACGGCTCCGCGTCATCGCTCGGCACAACATAGGCCTTGACGATGTTGCCCCGCGCTTCGTGAGGTTTGGGAACGACGGCCGCCTCAGCGACCGCTTCGTGTTCGCCCAGCGAACTCTCGACCTCGAACGGCCCGATGCGGTAGCCCGAAGAGAGGATCACGTCGTCTGCCCGCCCTTCGAACCAGAAATACCCGTCCTCGTCCTTGTGTGCCAGATCGCCCGAGAGATACCATTTCCCGTCGGGACCGTCGATGAACGCCCGCTGGGTTTTCTTGGGCTTGTTCCAGAACTCGGCGAAGAAACACGGATAGTCTCCTCGTTGCGCAATCTCGCCCGTTTCGCCGGGTTCCAGAACTTCACCGCTCTGTGGGTCGACGATGTCGGCCTCGATTCCAGGGAGTGGTTTCCCCATCGACCCGGGCCGGAGTTCCATCGTCGGATAGTTGTTGATAATCATGTTCCCGGTCTCGGTCTGCCCGTACGTATCGAGAATCGTGACACCGAGTTCGTCCTCTCCCCACTCGACGACCCCGGCACTGAGTGGTTCGCCGATAGAGAGCGCATGCCGTAAATCAAGGTTGACATCGGCAAGCACGTCTTCGTTTTCCCGGAGCATCCGGTAGGCCGTCGGGACCGAGAACAGGACGCTGATCGGGTATTCATCCAGCAGGGCGGCCCACTCGTCGGTGTCGAACTCGCCCTCATACGTGAACAGCGACGCACCCCAGAACCAGGCACCGAGTGTGTTGATTGCACCCGTCAGCCAGCCGAGGTCGCCAGTTGACCAGTACAGGTCGCCATCCTGAAGATCCACGGCGTGTTTTTGTGTTGCCGCGACACCGGCGATCCAGCGCTGCTTGTGGAGGACGCCTTTGGCCAGCCCAGTGGTTCCTGAGGTGTAGTACAGCAGTGCGTCGTCTTCCCCGCTGGTCTCGGCAACCTCGTAGGCTGTGCTCGCGCCGTCGAGCGCAGTATTGAAGACCACGTCGTCAGCGGGTGCGCCGCCCCCGCGGTCAACAGTGATTACGTGTTCGACCGCCGGCGCATCGTCCAGTGCGTCTTCGACCGTGTCGCGATTGTTAGTCGTAGTGACGACGACCTTCGCGTCGCAGTCGTCCAGACGGTACGAGATGCCATCGGGCCCGAACCGCTCGTTGACGCTTCCCCAGACCGCACCGTGTTTGAGCGTTCCGACCAGCGCCACGTAGTGCTCGGGGATTCGAGGCATATACGAGAAAACCCGGTCGCCCTGCGCAACCCCGAGGTCGTCAAGGACGTTGGCAAACTGGCTTGAGCGGTCAGCAAGCTCCCAGAACGTCATTTTCGACAGCTCTCCGTCGGTCCCGACCTGATAGAGTGCGACCTGTCCCCGGTCGGTCGCGTGTCGGTCGGCAACTTCGTGTCCGATGTTCAGGTCGTTCGGTGCATCCCAGTCCGCGTCCGCGTAAATATCGTCCCAGGAGAATTCTTGCCGTGCTGTGTCGTAGTCCGGGAGGTTGTGGCTGGTCACCATACACCGCTCGGAATACCGGTTTCCGGTATAACTGTACCGGTTACTTTCCACGCAAAATATATTGTACCAATTACTATTTGGCTTCCTTCGTAGGTAGTATTTGTACTGTGTATAGCGTAAACAGATGCGTTTACGACATCCGTGAAGATATACACACTCGGGAGACATATTCAGCGAGACGCGCCGCTTTCAGTCGTGTCTTCGGGACCGGTGTCGGATTCGTCCCACAGAGCACGCGCCACGTCGCGGACGTTGCCCGGGAAGGAGTTCTGGAACGTGACCCGTGGCGCGATGTACGTTTCCTTCCAGCGCGGGTCCCATGCCGCATTCACGTACAGACGCGAACCGGTTTCATTGTCCGTTCGGTAGTGCGGCCGTGTCGCCGCCGGTGCGTCCGGTTCGCTGAACGTCCAGTCGCGAGCAGGGTGTGATTTCAGCCAGACGTCGGCCAGAACGCGGCCGAAATCCTGTGGCGGCACGTCTTCGTCGACGATAACCACCGTGTCAAAAAGCGACGAGAAGGAAAAGAGGATATTCGCGAGTTGCCACTCGAAGCCGCCATACAACACGTCACTGGCCACGAAACAGATACCAAGCTCGGCCTCTGCTGGTAACATGACCCATTCGACTGGTGAGATACCCCAGTAGTTGTTGACCCGGTGATAGAGCGTTGCGGCGGTCGCAAGCCCCGTAAGCTGGATATCATCCGCGAGTGGGCGGCCGACCGGGGAGATGGGGATGACTGGGGTGTCAGTAGCGCGGACGCTCTCGACCGACAGTGAGAGCGGCCCGCTCACAACGACGTACTCCCAGCCTTCTCGACGGTCGGAGCGGAAGTCAGGTTGACGGTCCACAACTGTCGTCTCGATAACAACCTCCGTCGCACTCGGGACGAGTCCGCCGTTGGTCGGGACGAGCGGAACGGTGCCAGTTACCCCACAGGACTGGATTGGCGTGGTCGTTTGCTCGGTGACAGCGAGCAGGTATGCCGTCGTAATCGCCGCCGGCGGCACGCCAAGCGCTATCGTCATCGTGGTCCCGTCAGCAACAAGCGACGACAGCGCGTCCGGGACGCGCACTCTGAGCGTGTCGCCGCCCACAACCGAGCCGTGAACCGGTGCCCAGTGTGTGCCGTCAGCGGTCGAGACCGATGCGACACCAAGCGTCACTGCAGGCCACATGTCGGTTTCGCCCTGCGGGAGCTGCAGGTCCTGTACGTCGATATCTGTCCCCGAGGCTGCCTGCCCCGCATATGTCGGCTCCGGATTCCCGCCGGTTGGGCCGAGAGTGCTGATTGTCTCCAGCAGATCAACAAGCGTGGCGTCCGGCTCAAGTCCAAGGCCGAGCGCCAGTCGCGACCACGGCCGGGCCTCGCGGTGCTGTGTCTGGTCCGGACCGCTGAACACACCGCTAACTAGATCTATGCCTGTGGGTCGCTGGAACCGAAGCGTCGGCCCACTCGCACGGAGCGCCTCCGCCGCAAGCACGTCAACCGGGACCTCGAATGGGCCGTCGAGTCGGACGAGGTCGTCGTCGCCGGCCAGTCCACGGACGTACTGCGTGAACGGTATCACTGTGATTTGCCCTCCCGCTCGTCGAGCCGGTCGAACCGCGCAGCGTCTAGTCCCGCTTCGACCAGCCGCTCTTGGGCTCGCTTCCGTGTTTCTGCGGTCGCCGTCGTGTCCGTCGCATCACCGTCAGTCGTTGCGTCGATGTAGGCTTTAGCCGTCTTCGCCTTCGAAGTCCCCACATCCGCACTGCCCTTCTCGTCGGGCGTCTGGTAGATGTTGAGCGGGACTTTCGGCATCCGCTCGACGCCGAACTGGTGGAAGTCGGCGTCCGGATCAGCCTCAAGCGCGATGGTCGTCAACACTGCCCGCGGGTCAAGCGGGTCGACAGCAGCGTCGACAAATACGAAGAAGTCGATGTGGAGCATCCCCCACGTCGTGAAGATAAAGTTCGCCAGTTCGTGGAGATACCCCGGATACGGTCGGTCAGTCGCGATGACCCAGACGGTGCGGGAGGTAAAGCGCCACGGGACCGCCATCGCAACGTCAAATCCGGCGGCTCGGAGTCCAACGGTCGCGTCGGGGCCGGCTGCGACGAGTCGGAGCGTACTCGTCGAGTTCTGTCCGTATCCGACACCGCTCCCCTCGACGCAAAACGGTAGCCGCGGTTCGTGGCGGTGAGTGATCGCATCGACCTCGAACACCGGCATGGAGCGCCGCGGGCCGTTCATGTAGCCGAAGTAGTCTCCGAACGGTCCCTCATCAAGCCGGTCGTCGGGTCGAACGTGCCCTTCGAGAACTAGCTCGGCCGTCGCCGGAACGTACAGGTCATTGGTTTCGCACTGGACGAGGTCTACAGGCGCATTTTTCAGGCCGCCCGCGAAGGCCGCTTCGCTCCGCCCTGTCGGGATCCACATATCTGCAGTACTCTCGACAGTGGGTTCTGCACCGATAACGACCGCGACTGGCATCGGTTCGCCCCGCGGCTCGTAGTCGTAGTAGTAGCGGTTGGGAACCTGCTCACCGGCCAGTAACAGCAGACTGGCCTGGGAGCTGTCGTGGATCATCATTCGATGGCTCGACCAGGTCCCCCACTCTGTGTCGGGGTCCGGTGCGACGATGGTGTGGTGGTTAGAATACCGCCCCCCGTCGCCCTCGTGGATATATGGCCACGGGAACGACAGGAGGTCGACCTCGGTTCCCGTCCGCACTGTTTCCTTACAGGGGGCCCTGTGACTCGCAACGGTTCGAGGCGCTTTCGTCCTGTTGAGGCGGGCAATCACTCGGTCGTAGTACGTACAGCCTGAAAGGCCACTTGGGAAGCCCAGCGCTTGAGCGAAGTGATCCCAGGGGCGTGTCTGAGGGCCGCGGTACGGGTCGCCAACCAGTTTCGACTCCGTTTCTATCCCTGCGATGGACTCGAACACCGGGACCGGTCCGTCACGGATGTTGGCAAGCATCGTCGCTGCACTTGCTTCGAGGTCCCACGACACCGGTTGGTCGAAGGACCGAAGCCAGCCGGTCGTGTCGAGCAAATCGAGGTACTCGCGGAGCGAATTGACTGCCATCTGTCACTCCTGTTTTCCGAGCACGCGCCTGAGTGGGTCGTCATCGGGTTCGCGGCGGACCTCCGCGTAGGCGTCCAGCAGGGCCGGTCGCTCTGTGGCGAGGTGGTCGAACGCGACCTCACGAAGCGCATCGGCCGTTGATTCGTACTCGCCAGTCTCGACGAGATACTGCAAGAGTACCTTCAGATCGTCGGACCGGGTGTTGAGGATATTCGACGCCGTCTCCTGTTCGGCCGCCAGATGGGCTACGAGCTCGTGATCGATACCGGTCGCATCGGTCTCATCGAGTAGTTCGACGTATCTGGTCTCGCTGACGCTCTCGTGTGGCCCGGCAACGATTGTAAGCGGTTCCGGG encodes:
- a CDS encoding acyl-CoA dehydrogenase family protein, producing the protein MNFEATEERSMIRSTAADVAAEYGPEYWREKEEAGEFGQEFWDELAAAGFHGLLVPPEYEGAGMGIQEMGLVMETLCAEGCGMAGTWYLVLTAGMAAVGISENGTEAQKQTYLPDIANGKRNFSIGITEPEAGTNTLNVATRAEKDGDEYVLNGNKAWITFADRADNMILVTRTTPRDEVERGTDGISLFIVDMDDPNIDVSPIPKHGINYSKSCEVFIEDVRVPEENLLGEEDDGWWTLVDMLNPERIGFAAAGTGIGKLAADTAIEYASDREVFDAPIGSHQAVSFPITKAYARMETAALMREKASWLYDQGEECGYETNVAKATAVSAGIEAVKQSMQAFGGWGYAKEYDVERWWREINLTRLAPVSQQMAYNHIGQHLGFPRSY
- a CDS encoding acyl-CoA synthetase; translated protein: MVTSHNLPDYDTARQEFSWDDIYADADWDAPNDLNIGHEVADRHATDRGQVALYQVGTDGELSKMTFWELADRSSQFANVLDDLGVAQGDRVFSYMPRIPEHYVALVGTLKHGAVWGSVNERFGPDGISYRLDDCDAKVVVTTTNNRDTVEDALDDAPAVEHVITVDRGGGAPADDVVFNTALDGASTAYEVAETSGEDDALLYYTSGTTGLAKGVLHKQRWIAGVAATQKHAVDLQDGDLYWSTGDLGWLTGAINTLGAWFWGASLFTYEGEFDTDEWAALLDEYPISVLFSVPTAYRMLRENEDVLADVNLDLRHALSIGEPLSAGVVEWGEDELGVTILDTYGQTETGNMIINNYPTMELRPGSMGKPLPGIEADIVDPQSGEVLEPGETGEIAQRGDYPCFFAEFWNKPKKTQRAFIDGPDGKWYLSGDLAHKDEDGYFWFEGRADDVILSSGYRIGPFEVESSLGEHEAVAEAAVVPKPHEARGNIVKAYVVPSDDAEPSDPLKEDIQSYVKEELSAHEYPREIEFREELPKTVTGKIRRTELHDDAEAEAEVES
- a CDS encoding UbiD family decarboxylase domain-containing protein — protein: MIPFTQYVRGLAGDDDLVRLDGPFEVPVDVLAAEALRASGPTLRFQRPTGIDLVSGVFSGPDQTQHREARPWSRLALGLGLEPDATLVDLLETISTLGPTGGNPEPTYAGQAASGTDIDVQDLQLPQGETDMWPAVTLGVASVSTADGTHWAPVHGSVVGGDTLRVRVPDALSSLVADGTTMTIALGVPPAAITTAYLLAVTEQTTTPIQSCGVTGTVPLVPTNGGLVPSATEVVIETTVVDRQPDFRSDRREGWEYVVVSGPLSLSVESVRATDTPVIPISPVGRPLADDIQLTGLATAATLYHRVNNYWGISPVEWVMLPAEAELGICFVASDVLYGGFEWQLANILFSFSSLFDTVVIVDEDVPPQDFGRVLADVWLKSHPARDWTFSEPDAPAATRPHYRTDNETGSRLYVNAAWDPRWKETYIAPRVTFQNSFPGNVRDVARALWDESDTGPEDTTESGASR
- a CDS encoding UbiD family decarboxylase is translated as MAVNSLREYLDLLDTTGWLRSFDQPVSWDLEASAATMLANIRDGPVPVFESIAGIETESKLVGDPYRGPQTRPWDHFAQALGFPSGLSGCTYYDRVIARLNRTKAPRTVASHRAPCKETVRTGTEVDLLSFPWPYIHEGDGGRYSNHHTIVAPDPDTEWGTWSSHRMMIHDSSQASLLLLAGEQVPNRYYYDYEPRGEPMPVAVVIGAEPTVESTADMWIPTGRSEAAFAGGLKNAPVDLVQCETNDLYVPATAELVLEGHVRPDDRLDEGPFGDYFGYMNGPRRSMPVFEVDAITHRHEPRLPFCVEGSGVGYGQNSTSTLRLVAAGPDATVGLRAAGFDVAMAVPWRFTSRTVWVIATDRPYPGYLHELANFIFTTWGMLHIDFFVFVDAAVDPLDPRAVLTTIALEADPDADFHQFGVERMPKVPLNIYQTPDEKGSADVGTSKAKTAKAYIDATTDGDATDTTATAETRKRAQERLVEAGLDAARFDRLDEREGKSQ